CAGAAGCCCTGGGGCACGGAGCTCGCTACCAGTACAACGTTGGCCGTCGGGTCGGCCCCCACCTTGTCCATGGCGCTCCGCAGCCCCTTGAGCATCTCCTTCCCGATGGCGTTCCTGGCCTCCGGCCGCTCAAGCCTCAGCTCCACGATCCCTGAAGCCAACCACACCTTGAGAGTTGAGAACACAAATTCCAGAAGCTCAAGGAAGAAGGAACAAGATGCGGTGGTCAGCGACGGACCGGAGTCGGGCGCCGAGAGCTTGTGGAGGCGGACGGGCTCCGGCTGGGCGAGGATCTGGAGGGCACGGGCGAAGAGGACGCAGTGGGGAGACGAGGaggcgccgctcgccgccgcgaGGTGGCCGGAGACGGCGCGGAGGCCCCCGAGGCTGCGCATAGTGGAGAGTCGGGCGAGAGTGGGAGACTGGTGCCGGGCGGAGGAAAGAGCAGAGGCAGCGTCAGCAACCGTCGCGCTTGGATAGACATTGCTCTCGTGGCAGGTCAGTAGCACGCCCGTGAGGAGACGGCCAAATTCCACCGACTCATCCGCTGTCGCTGTCGCGTGAGACATAGGGCGCTGGGGACGTGACCAGCCGGAAACGACGCCGTGCGCGCCGCCGGCCGGTCTCCGGAAATGCGCGTACGCCGCCGATAAGATGGCACGCAGATGCGGGGACAAGAGAAGAAGAGAGGCCCGTCGCATTAGCCCGGCGGCCCGGTCC
This portion of the Triticum urartu cultivar G1812 unplaced genomic scaffold, Tu2.1 TuUngrouped_contig_4874, whole genome shotgun sequence genome encodes:
- the LOC125528436 gene encoding uncharacterized protein LOC125528436, encoding MRRASLLLLSPHLRAILSAAYAHFRRPAGGAHGVVSGWSRPQRPMSHATATADESVEFGRLLTGVLLTCHESNVYPSATVADAASALSSARHQSPTLARLSTMRSLGGLRAVSGHLAAASGASSSPHCVLFARALQILAQPEPVRLHKLSAPDSGIVELRLERPEARNAIGKEMLKGLRSAMDKVGADPTANVVLVASSVPQG